A genomic region of Pseudomonas frederiksbergensis contains the following coding sequences:
- a CDS encoding aspartate ammonia-lyase, with amino-acid sequence MSSAASFRTEKDLLGVLEVPAQAYYGIQTLRAVNNFRLSGVPISHYPKLVVGLAMVKQAAADANRELGHLSEVKHAAISEACARLIRGDFHEEFVVDMIQGGAGTSTNMNANEVIANIALEAMGHSKGEYQYLHPNNDVNMAQSTNDAYPTAIRLGLLLGHDALLASLDSLIQSFAAKGEEFSHVLKMGRTQLQDAVPMTLGQEFRAFATTLSEDLARLKTLAPELLTEVNLGGTAIGTGINADPRYQHLAVERLALISGQPLVPAADLIEATSDMGAFVLFSGMLKRTAVKLSKICNDLRLLSSGPRTGINEINLPARQPGSSIMPGKVNPVIPEAVNQVAFQIIGNDLALTIAAEGGQLQLNVMEPLIAFKIFDSIRLLQRAMDMLREHCIVGITANEARCRELVEHSIGLVTALNPYIGYENATRIARIALESGRGVLELVREEGLLDDAMLADILRPENMIAPRLVPLKA; translated from the coding sequence GCATCTTTCCGCACAGAAAAAGACCTGCTTGGCGTACTCGAAGTACCCGCTCAAGCGTATTACGGCATCCAGACCCTGCGAGCGGTGAATAACTTCCGTCTCTCCGGCGTTCCGATTTCGCATTACCCGAAGCTGGTTGTGGGCCTGGCAATGGTCAAGCAGGCTGCTGCTGACGCCAACCGCGAGCTGGGTCACCTGAGCGAAGTCAAGCACGCTGCCATCAGCGAAGCGTGTGCCCGTCTGATCCGCGGCGATTTCCACGAAGAGTTCGTGGTGGACATGATTCAAGGCGGCGCTGGCACTTCAACCAACATGAATGCCAACGAAGTCATCGCCAACATCGCGCTGGAGGCCATGGGCCACAGCAAGGGCGAATACCAATACCTGCACCCGAACAACGACGTGAACATGGCGCAGTCGACCAACGACGCCTACCCGACGGCCATCCGTTTGGGTCTGCTGTTGGGTCACGACGCCCTGCTCGCCAGCCTCGACAGCCTGATCCAGTCGTTCGCTGCCAAAGGTGAAGAATTCAGCCACGTTCTGAAGATGGGTCGTACCCAGCTGCAAGACGCTGTGCCGATGACCCTTGGTCAGGAATTCCGCGCCTTCGCCACCACCCTGAGCGAAGACCTGGCACGCCTGAAGACACTGGCACCGGAACTGCTGACCGAAGTGAACCTGGGCGGTACCGCGATCGGCACCGGCATCAACGCCGACCCGCGCTACCAGCACCTGGCCGTTGAGCGTCTGGCACTGATCAGCGGTCAACCGCTGGTACCGGCCGCCGACCTGATCGAAGCCACTTCCGACATGGGCGCCTTCGTGCTGTTCTCCGGCATGCTCAAGCGTACCGCGGTCAAGCTGTCGAAGATCTGCAACGACCTGCGTCTGCTGTCCAGCGGCCCACGCACCGGCATCAACGAAATCAACCTGCCAGCGCGTCAGCCAGGCAGCTCGATCATGCCAGGCAAGGTCAACCCGGTTATTCCGGAAGCCGTTAACCAGGTGGCGTTCCAGATCATCGGTAACGACCTGGCACTGACCATCGCGGCCGAAGGCGGCCAGCTGCAACTGAACGTGATGGAGCCGTTGATCGCCTTCAAGATCTTCGACTCGATCCGCCTGCTGCAACGTGCCATGGACATGCTGCGCGAGCACTGCATCGTCGGTATCACCGCCAACGAAGCCCGCTGCCGCGAACTGGTCGAGCACTCGATCGGTCTGGTGACCGCGCTGAACCCGTACATCGGCTATGAGAACGCCACCCGCATCGCCCGTATCGCCCTCGAAAGCGGCCGCGGCGTGCTGGAACTGGTGCGCGAAGAAGGTTTGCTCGACGACGCCATGCTCGCCGATATCCTGCGCCCGGAAAACATGATTGCTCCGCGTCTGGTACCACTGAAGGCCTAA